TCCTGAACAAAACTTGTACGATCGCTTCATCGATGACACCCAGAATGACGCGGTGACTGCGCTACAAACAGAATTAGATGCCCGCAATGCCGAATATCAGGCACTCAAACTAAAATATCAGGCGCTAACGGCACCAGATTTGCGTGACCAGTTATGAGCACTTACTACCCCTATCTACGTGGACGGATGTATGATTTGTTAGCCTTAAAAACATTGTGCGAGCAACACCAACTTGGCCCACACATCATCCCAGTAATTGAACCAGTCCGTGACTCCAAAGAATTACAACAAACAGTCACGACTTTTATTGAAGCCCAACAACCATTTAGCATTATTGCGAATCCCCAAGTGAGTGTCTATGGTCTTAATACCGTTAAGCTCCATCCACTTCCGGATCTGCGTCCCTACCCATTTTACTGGCCGGGCGCAATTCTTGCGGCCGATTTTAGTCGCGACTTTCTGACAACCAGTCCTGGTCAAACAAGCTTGCTCATCGCGCCTAACTATCCGTTGCTTAAGGCCTATCAGCATACGACCACTTTACAGCATGCTGGTCATGTCCTAATCCCTGATGAAGCGCGTTTGCACCAACTATTACCACAACACGCGGTCTTATTGACTGATCCCGTGGCAACCCCAGCGCACGTTGCGGACTATCAAGAAATAACTGACGCCTATTTTGCCCCCGCTAACTGGCACCAAACACCGGTTGGCTTTGATGGTTTTGGCGATTACTCAC
This Lactiplantibacillus plantarum DNA region includes the following protein-coding sequences:
- a CDS encoding sce7725 family protein, which produces MSTYYPYLRGRMYDLLALKTLCEQHQLGPHIIPVIEPVRDSKELQQTVTTFIEAQQPFSIIANPQVSVYGLNTVKLHPLPDLRPYPFYWPGAILAADFSRDFLTTSPGQTSLLIAPNYPLLKAYQHTTTLQHAGHVLIPDEARLHQLLPQHAVLLTDPVATPAHVADYQEITDAYFAPANWHQTPVGFDGFGDYSLMGRPYFDHGMPSRAIALHLIYVTVNGDLRIHHFVSDSNANMRGQKQKFFEALTKLTDWAPAHLTGLNRTPALATLLAYAEGDKFPGLGIIKKLAIMHHFQLMHRLLALN